A stretch of Mytilus edulis chromosome 11, xbMytEdul2.2, whole genome shotgun sequence DNA encodes these proteins:
- the LOC139494513 gene encoding leucine-rich repeat and immunoglobulin-like domain-containing nogo receptor-interacting protein 3: MSRYINVFISIFMFTLAYEETIECEYALDSNFTCLCKVVKAAVDIDCTYLDLVAVPSGIPNNTVILELNNNNIQSINTSSFIDLLELKSLNVLQNKLMHIVNGMFSDISSLQVLNLDYNHMTAIEEYAFSGLNNLTELYLSGNKLTIIASTGFLDLHSLQILDLSYNKLSSLSPGLFDQLESLVEL, from the exons ATGTCGAGATATATCAATGTTTTTATAAG TATATTCATGTTTACGCTCGCATATGAGGAAACTATTGAATGTGAGTACGCCTTAGATTCCAATTTTACCTGTTTATGCAAGGTGGTTAAAGCTGCTGTAGATATTGACTGTACTTACCTAGATCTTGTGGCAGTTCCGTCCGGCATTCCAAACAACACTGTCATCTT AGAACTGAACAATAATAACATTCAAAGTATCAACACAAGCAGTTTTATAGATCTGCTCGAACTTAAAAGCCT AAATGTGCTACAAAACAAGTTGATGCACATCGTCAATGGCATGTTTTCGGATATATCTAGTCTACAAGTATT AAACTTGGATTACAACCATATGACAGCCATAGAAGAATATGCTTTCTCTGGATTAAACAACCTGACTGAGTT ATACTTGagcggaaataaactgacaatcaTTGCAAGTACTGGCTTCCTTGATCTGCATTCGCTTCAAATACT TGATTTGAGTTACAACAAATTAAGTTCTCTATCTCCAGGACTGTTTGATCAATTGGAATCATTGGTTGAATTGTGA
- the LOC139496126 gene encoding potassium voltage-gated channel protein Shaw-like, translating to MEKVIYTIYNKGDKSEISKTILDKISCNGSSAGRQIISAFTEDKTVVDFHFQRHSTCTSNILDFIRGDLLHIPADVCPKKFRQEMEFWGIPENEIATCCLTKYQSFLDDEKTFRVLQRDENERHARKERINVLSKGKGWKAIQAKMWQVMEYPSTSVMAKIFMVFSNLIVLLSLFILVASTSPMFYESLTEGEWEEYLNEIEKEKYGWKEAGSFNETIIDLLPDLTSRVECLDYLELITIVYFTIEIICRIVFFPLTWKDFFNFFIVVDAVSLIVMYVDMIANGVDEREKYEDTFVEAIKSLQIIRVMRLFRLLKHVSSFRILVFTIRASLKDLLLMLLCLLTAVLIFSSLAFFTRDPAFTSIPQASWWAIVTLTTVGYGDIVPKTLPARLVASACAVIGVCMLAILIPSLVNNFMLFNSQLNVMQQKKKTKNEAFLENSVLPVNKKI from the exons ATGGAAAAGGTTATTTACACGATATATAACAAGGGTGACAAATCTGAAATTTCGAAAACAATTTTGGATAAAATTTCGTGTAATGGGTCAAGTGCTGGTAGACAGATAATATCTGCCTTCACTGAGGACAAAACTgttgttgattttcatttccaACGACATTCAACATGTACATCCAATATTTTGGACTTCATAAGAGGAGATTTATTACATATCCCAGCTGACGTCTGTCCAAAGAAATTTCGACAGGAAATGGAATTTTGGGGAATACCTGAAAATGAAATAGCAACTTGTTGTTTAACTAAATATCAAAGTTTTTTGGATGATGAAAAAACATTTAGAGTTTTACAACGAGATGAAAATGAGCGACATGCGCGAAAGGAAAGAATAAACGTTCTTAGCAAAGGCAAGGGATGGAAGGCAATACAGGCAAAAATGTGGCAAGTTATGGAATATCCGAGCACTTCAGTCATGGCAAAG attttcatgGTATTCAGCAATTTAATAGTACTGCTATCTTTATTCATTCTTGTGGCTAGCACGTCTCCGATGTTTTATGAATCATTAACCGAAGGTGAATGGgaagaatatttaaatgaaatagaaaaagaaaaatacggATGGAAAGAAGCGGGCAGTTTTAATGAAACAATAATCGACCTTTTGCCAGACCTAACAAGTCGAGTGGAATGTTTGGACTATTTAGAATTGATAACTATTGTTTATTTTACAATTGAGATCATTTGTAGGATTGTTTTCTTTCCCTTGACCTGGAAAGATTTCTTTAACTTTTTCATTGTTGTGGATGCCGTGTCCCTAATAGTGATGTACGTTGACATGATAGCAAACGGGGTCGACGAACGAGAGAAATACGAGGACACGTTTGTTGAAGCGATAAAATCCCTGCAGATTATCCGAGTCATGAGACTTTTTCGGTTGTTGAAGCATGTGTCTAGTTTTCGCATTTTAGTCTTTACTATCCGTGCAAGTTTGAAAGATTTGCTTTTGATGTTACTTTGTCTTTTAACAGCAGTGCTAATATTTTCCTCCTTAGCCTTTTTCACACGTGATCCTGCTTTTACAAGCATCCCACAGGCATCATGGTGGGCAATTGTTACCTTGACAACTGTAGGGTACGGAGATATCGTTCCGAAAACATTGCCGGCAAGGTTAGTTGCCTCTGCATGCGCAGTAATTGGTGTATGTATGCTCGCTATACTGATTCCATCACTTGTAAATAATTTCATGCTTTTTAACAGTCAACTTAATGTGATGCAACAAAAGAAGAAAACGAAAAACGAAGCATTTCTGGAAAACAGTGTTCTACCAgtcaataaaaaaatttga